A single Balaenoptera ricei isolate mBalRic1 chromosome 13, mBalRic1.hap2, whole genome shotgun sequence DNA region contains:
- the ATP6V1E2 gene encoding V-type proton ATPase subunit E 2: MALSDVNVQKQIKHMMAFIEQEANEKAEEIDAKAEEEFNIEKGRLVQTQRLKIMEYYEKKEKQIEQQKKIQMSTMRNQARLKVLRARNDLISELLNDAKLRLSRIVADPEFYQGLLDKLVLQGLLRLLEPVVIVRCRPQDLLLVEAAVQKAIPQYMTVSHKRVEVQVDREVQLATDVAGGVEVYSGDQRIMVCNTLESRLDLLSWQKMPEIRKALFGASANRKFFI; this comes from the coding sequence ATGGCCCTGAGTGATGTCAATGTGCAGAAGCAGATTAAGCACATGATGGCTTTCATTGAGCAGGAAGCCAAtgagaaggcagaagaaatagATGCCAAGGCTGAGGAAGAGTTCAACATTGAGAAAGGACGCCTTGTGCAAACCCAACGACTGAAGATTATGGAGTattatgagaagaaagagaagcagaTAGAGCAGCAGAAGAAAATCCAGATGTCTACCATGAGGAATCAGGCAAGGCTGAAAGTCCTGAGAGCCCGAAACGACCTCATCTCAGAGTTGCTGAATGATGCAAAGCTGAGACTCAGCAGGATTGTGGCAGACCCAGAATTTTACCAGGGGCTGCTGGATAAACTAGTGCTCCAGGGTCTGCTCCGACTGCTGGAGCCTGTGGTGATTGTACGCTGCAGGCCACAGGACCTCCTCCTGGTGGAGGCTGCAGTGCAAAAAGCCATCCCTCAATACATGACAGTCTCCCACAAACGTGTGGAAGTCCAAGTTGACAGAGAGGTGCAACTGGCTACAGATGTGGCTGGAGGTGTGGAGGTCTACAGTGGTGATCAGAGAATAATGGTTTGCAATACTCTGGAAAGTCGACTGGATCTCTTATCCTGGCAAAAGATGCCAGAAATACGAAAGGCCTTGTTTGGAGCCAGTGCCAACAGGAAGTTCTTTATATAA